The proteins below are encoded in one region of Carcharodon carcharias isolate sCarCar2 chromosome 2, sCarCar2.pri, whole genome shotgun sequence:
- the grem2b gene encoding gremlin-2b, with translation MYQKLAILLFLVGMLMVAVEMKKNRPPGAIPPLYKGNTNSSEKRTHRRQDVLASSQEALVVTERKYLKSDWCKTQPLRQTINEDGCVSRTVINRFCYGQCNSFYIPRHVKRDQESFQSCAFCKPQKFTTLTVKLNCPDLQPPFRHKKIQRVKQCKCISVNVNDWSKQ, from the coding sequence ATGTATCAAAAACTTGCCATCCTTCTATTCTTGGTGGGGATGTTAATGGTAGCAGTGGAGATGAAGAAAAATCGTCCTCCAGGAGCCATCCCGCCTCTTTACAAGGGAAACACCAACAGCTCGGAGAAGCGCACACATCGGAGGCAGGATGTGCTTGCCTCCAGTCAAGAGGCACTGGTGGTGACAGAAAGAAAGTACCTGAAGAGCGACTGGTGCAAAACCCAGCCCCTTAGGCAGACCATCAACGAGGATGGCTGTGTGAGCCGAACTGTCATCAACAGATTCTGCTATGGACAATGCAATTCCTTCTATATCCCCAGGCATGTTAAAAGGGATCAAGAGTCCTTCCAGTCCTGTGCCTTCTGTAAACCGCAGAAATTTACTACCCTGACTGTCAAACTGAACTGCCCTGACCTGCAGCCTCCCTTCAGACACAAGAAAATCCAACGAGTCAAGCAGTGCAAATGTATATCAGTAAACGTGAATGACTGGAGCAAGCAGTGA